A region of the bacterium genome:
TACACTTTCTTTTTCGACGTCGATAACCGAGCCAACCTGGTATTTTCGGGCAATCCCATCGAATTGGGCGGCCGGCCCTTTCAATATGAGGTCGTCGCCCATTTCCGAAATCGGAACGAAGCCGCCTACTTCGGAATCGGCTCGGATACGCCGGAGCAAGCCGAGGGCGAATACGCTTACGACCAACTGAGCACCGGCGTCAATTTAAGCTACGAAGTCCTGCCCCATTTAAAGATGACGGTGCCGCTTCAATTCATGACCGCGAAAGCCCACGGGGCCGGCGGCGATTCGGCCCCGCCGGTCCAGGACGTCTTCCCGCCTTCGGAATTGCCGGGCTTCCAACAACGCACCCATTACTTCGTGACCGGGCTCGGCATCGCCCACGACACCCGCAGCGACCCGATCTATCCGCTCAAAGGCGGATACCGCTCCTTCCGTTTCACCCGCTTCCAGGACTTGAGCGCCGGATCCTTCAGCTTCAATCAATATGAGATCGACATCCAGCAATACATCCCCCTTTGGGCGCCGCGCTATGTCTTGCTGCTGCGAAACGCCTGGGCCTTCCAACAGCCGACCGGCGGCGGAACGATCCCGTTCAACCTGCTCACCGACTTGGACCATTACTCCCCCCTGCGCGGCTTCGAAGTCGGAAGGTTTCGCGACGAGTCCAGCGTTCTCTTCAACGCTGAATATCGTTTTCCGATATGGACCTACTCGAGTGTTTGGGACGATCAAAAGGGTTCCTTCATCGACGGGGTGGTTTTCGTCGACACCGGGCGGGTCTTTCCGGGCATCTCGGATTTCTCCTTCGACGATTGGAAATACTCGGTCGGCGGCGGCCTGAGCGTCTTGATGCGAGAAAAGCTTCTGATGCGGCTGGAGGCCGGTTACGGCGGCGAAGGACCCTTGATCTTCTTCAAGATGGGCAGCTCTTTTTAAGGCAGCGAAAAATACGGCCGGACTTGGCGATTGACGTCGATGATCAGGGGCTTTCGCGCCGGCAAGTAACGGGGATTCAAGACGTCGTCCTGGGCTTTGTAGACCTCCATCTCCAGCCCCAGCAAATTGGCCGCGGTGTGGAAAAGGTTCTCGGTGCTGAAGGCGACGTCGCGGTTCCGGGCCTGACTACGCTTCCAGGCCTTGGGACAGCCGCCATTGCACCAGATGAAGTAGGGCACGTCGAACTCCAGCCGGCGGGGCTCGGGAAAGCCATGGCCGCAGGCGCTCCCCTCCTTGTCGAACAGCCTTTCGCCGTGATCGCTGACGAAGAGCAGGACGCTGTCGGGCTGCTTTTCCAGCAACTGCAAAATCTCGCCCAGCACCTCGTCGGTGTAGCGCACGCTGTTGTCGTACTCGGCCAGCGTTTGGGCCTCTTCCGGGGTGGAACAGGCATCGAGATAGCTTTCGGCGCTAAAATGGGAGTTTTCGGGCGGGTAGCGGTTCCGGTAATTTTGATGGGATCCCAAGGTGTGCAGCACGATGAATTTATGCGGATACTCCTCCTTCAAGACGACACCGAGGGGGTGGAGCAGGGCCTCGTCGTAGACGGTCCCATAGAACTCGGTGTTCGTGAAGATGGTCGTCTCGGAGTCGTGGGCGATCAGGGAGATCAAAGAATCGAAAACCCCGACCCTGCCCTGGTTCGACAGCCAATAGGTCCGGTAGCCGGCATTCTTCGCGGCGTTGAGGATGGAGGGCTCGGTCAGAAAGCGGTCGGGTTCATGGATGGTGGCGGTCGTCAGCATCTTGGTCAAGCTCGGGACGGTTTGATTGGACGGCGATATAGCCCGGTTGAACAGCAGGAGCTGCTTGCGCCTGGCGTCCAAGCGGGGAGTGGTCGGCAAGTGATAGCCGTAGACGCTCATCCGGTCGCGGCGCAGCGACTCGCCGAGCACGATCACGACGGTCCGGGGCCGCGAGGCCTCGACCAAGGCCGCGCCGTAGTTGTTGCCGACCCGGACCTGCTGGGTCTGCTCGAGCCATTGGCGATAGGCCAGCCAATTTCCGATGTCGTGGAAGATGCGGACGCTGGGCACTTGGCGGTTGAGCTCGGCCATCCGGGACCACAGCGCTTTCTTTTGGAAAGCCTCGACATGGTAATAAGCGATGCCGGGAAATCGATAAACCACCGCGGCCAAGACCAATAGGGCCGGCCAAGCCCAGCGATGGTCGCGACGGCCGCAACAACGAGGACGGCCGAGCAACCGCCACATTCCCAGCACCATGGCCAAACCGCCGGCGCCATAAAGCGCCAAGGACAGCATCACTCCCTTGGTCCAATGGAAGGTGAGGTATTCGATCGCTTCGTGGAGATCGGTCCCCAGCAAGGCGTCGACCGCGCCGACCGAAATAGGCGCATCGTATAGGGCGACATGAATGAGATTGACCGTGCCCAAGAAAGACAGAGCCAGCATCAATAAAACGAACAGAAAGCGGCGAAAGCGCCCGGCGTAGTGGGTCAAGCAAGCCAACGCCAGCGCGAACAAGAGGATCAGCAGCGAGGTGCTGAAGATGTAGTTCCAGCGGCTGGCGTAAAGGTAATAGACGCCGGAATAATCGTGCCAAAGCTCCACCAGAAAGGGAGGCAGGAGGGCCAGGGCGTAGCAAAGGATCAAGGCGCCCAATTCGTGGCATTTCGGCGGTCGGGATGACTCTTCCAGGCGAGAAAACTCCGAATAATCGTTCGTTTGAACCTAGGCTCAAATCGCGCCTTCGAGCAAGCCCTAAGCGCGGCCAGGAAGCCGGATTGCCCTCTCCCCGCACCATGGGGCGATTAATTCGCTGTTAGGTTCGGTGCCCGCGCCCTAGAATGGGCCGCGCAAAGGAAGCCGAAATGCTCAGCGACGCTCGAGACCCTTGCAATGAAGCGATCCTGCGCTCTCGCCCGGAGGTCAAGGATTGCGGGGCCAAGGGGCCTTGGGTGTTGGCGGCGGCCATCCTCGGCTCCAGCATCACCTTCATTGACGGAACGGTGGTGAACCTCGCCCTTCCGGTGCTCCAAAGCAAGCTCGGAGCCAGCGTTTCGGAAGCGCAGTGGATCGTGGAGTCCTATGCGCTCATGCTCGCCTCCTTGCTTCTGGTCGGCGGTTCGATCGGCGACCGCCTTGGTCGCAAGCGAGTCTTTTCGGCCGGCGCCCTGCTCTTCGGCCTCGCCTCGGCTTGGTGCGGAATCGCCCCGAGCGCGATCCAGCTCATCATCGCCCGCGGTGCCCAAGGCGTGGGGGCAGCCCTCTTGGTGCCGGGAAGCCTGGCTCTCATCAGCGCCAATTTCTCGAAACAGCGACGAGGCCGGGCCATCGGGACTTGGTCGGCCTTCACTTCAATCGCGGCCGGGGCCGGTCCCATCTTGGGTGGCTGGCTCGTCGAGACGTTTTCGTGGCGTTGGATTTTTTTTATCAATCTTCCTCTCGCCGCGACCGTATTGCTGATCTCGTGGCGTCAAGTCCCTGAAAGCCGAGACGAGCAAGCCAAGGGAGTGGACTTCTTGGGTGGAGCTCTGGCAACCCTCGGGCTCACCGGCATCGTTTTCGGCCTGATCGAATCGAACACCCGGAGCATGACCTCCCCGGTCGTCACCGTCAGCATCGCCGCTGGCCTTGCGGCGCTCGCCGGATTTTTCACGGTCGAAGCGAGGCGCCGGGACCCCATGATGCCGCTCGGACTGTTTCGCTCGGCGACGTTTGCGGGCGCAAATTTATTGACCTTCTTCTTATATGCCGCGCTAGGTGGAATCCTTTTCTTCCTGCCCTTCAACCTGATTCAAGTCCAAGGCTATAGCCCAACCGCCGCCGGTGCGGCATTGCTGCCGTTCGTATTGACGATGTTCCTGCTCTCGCGCTGGGCCGGCGGCTTGGTCGATCATTTTGGATCGAAGCTTCCGCTTGTTGTCGGCCCCCTTGTCGCCGCCGCCGGCTTTGCCTTGTTCGCCTTGCCGGGGCCCCAGGCCGGCAATTACTGGGCCAATTTCTTTCCGGCGGTGACGGTAATGAGCCTGGGAATGGCCTTGAGCGTCGCGCCGCTGACGACCACCGTCATGGGCGCCGTCGAGGAACGGCACGTCGGTGTCGCTTCCGGCATCAACAACGCCGTTGCCCGCACCGCCAGCCTGCTTGCCGTTGCGGTTTTCGGGGTTTTTCTGCTGAGCTCTTTCCAAGCCAATCTTTCCGGGCGTTTGAGTGCAATGCCGATTCCGCCGGAAGAGCGAGCGCGAGTCCTCGGACACAGCGGCGACTTGGCCAATATTAGGATTCCCGATACTCTCGGAAAGGGCACCCAAGCGGGCATTCGGCAGGCGATTCAAGAATCCTTTGTCGAGGGCTTTCGCCTGGTCTCCTGGCTGGCGGCCGGCCTCGCCGCGGCGAGCGCCTTGGCTTCGTGGCTGCTGATCGCCGGTAAGCGCGGCCCGGGCCAGAGCGCCTCTGCTTCCAACTGAGAAAAAAATAGCGCCATTTAGTGAGAGTGACCAGCAGCCCCCTTAGGTACCGTGAAGTTCACCGTCTTGGACTGTCCGGGAAAGACCTGATGGTTGGCATTCACCAAATCGATTCGTATCTTGTGCGGGCCCGGCGGCAAGCCGGCCAAGTCGATCGTATTGATGTTGCTGGCATCGGCCCACAACCAAGGCAGGTCGTCCACATTGACGTGGAGATGCCCGACCCGTGGCGAAACGTTGAGGGCCCCCTGCCCAAACACCGGGACGATATTGACGTTCTCGACCCGCCATTGGATCCATACAACACCCTGAGCCAGCAGGTCGGGCAGTGGGGGGTTCACAGGGCCGGCTACCATGGCAACGGCGGCAAACAGCGATAATGTAATCCGTTTCATGCTTGGCTCCTTTCAAGATGTCCCTTTTGATGGAGCCACAATTTTAACTTGGCTCCAAAAGAAAGCCAGTAGCGGTAAGAATCAGGCCGACGTTGGCGGCTTCGGCCGAAACAGAAACGGCAGGTAACGGTAGGCCCATACTCCAAAGGCGATGCACCAGAGTAAGCCGGCCCAGTAATTTCGCAACCAAAGGCTGTCGGAAGCTCCAAAAAAGACCGGGGTGAGGACCCGCCAAAGGGCGGCCCCCTGCATCAAGAGCAGCGCGACAAGAGTATAGCGGTCCGCCACGATCGGGGCCCCGCCGTGGCCGCGCACTACGCGGGTGCTGATCGCCAAGATCAGCGTCCCGAAGGCGCCGATGTAGAGAGCATGGAGGGCGGGAGTCCGCAAGATCGGATAGACTGCGGCCTCGCGGTGGGCCAGGTGGTAGCCCAATTCATACCCCGAAAACCCCAAGAAGACCAAAATCCAGAACAGCCCCAGAAAAAGGACGAAGAGGATCGGCGTTTCCTTCGCTTGCCATGGCTTCCAGCGCAGCCATTCCATCGCCAAGACCACCAAGAGGGCCAGGTTGATCGCCCAGGCTGCGTAGTGCTGCCGCGGCGTGTCCGCCCACAGGGTGACCAGAAAGATTCGGAGCAGGATGAGCGCGGTGACGACCGCCAAGGTATGAGCGCCTCGCCGGCCCTCGTAACCTGATATCACCCGCCCGGCAAAGAAGGGAACGATGCGGTAGGTGATGCCGACCACTAAAAGAAAGAGGTAACCGTAAGTTCCGAGCTCAATGCTGAGCGTGTAAAAGGTGAAGCTGCCCTCCGCTGCATAATAAGCGTAGGAAAGCAGAAGCCCGAGAGTGCCGAAACCGAGGGCGAGCAGCAGGAAGCGCGGCTGTTTGTCCTCGAGGCATTTCCCCGAGCGGAGGTAGGTCTTGACGAGGAAGCCTAGCAAAAAGAGATAGCTCAGGCCCTCCAATCCAGCCGCCGGCCACATCCAGGCTGGATCGCGGGTGGCTCCCAAAAAGAAGCAGATTTGTCCGCCAACCAACCCCATGCACCATGCCACAACGGCCCCGGCCGAAGGATGGGGCTGTCCAACGAAGCGAGGGAATGCGGTGAGGATAAAGCCGAAGACATAGAAGCCCATCACACCGAAGAGCATGACGTGGGAGTGATACTGGCTGGGGCCGACCCGAAAACCGAACCAGGGAATTTGATGGTCGAGCAGATGGAGCCAGCTAAACCAGATAGCCATCGACAAGACCGCATAGAGCGAGCCGCCCGCGAACAGCAGCCGGTACGGTTCCACTAGTAGGTTTTTAATGGATTTTTCGATCGCCATCCTTGTTTTTCGATTTAGCAGCTTGGGGCTCTTGCCCCTATGATCTGGATCATATCGGGAAAATGCCGGGAATCGTATTGTTGAATACGTCATTCATAAGAAAGGACTCCTTATGAGAAGACTTGCAATCCCCGCCCTATTTCTAGCCATCGGCTGGATTGCCGCCTGCACAGGTCCCGGCGATCTCGGTCCCCGTTACGGGACCGACTACGGCGCAGCTCCTTCGAAGGTCGGCGCCGATTTGCCGAAGGGGGATAGGTATTTCTTGGGAGGATCGGTCGCGAAATTGCCCGAGGTGCCCATCGTCAACGCTTCGCCGGTGAAGGAAGTGCGCCTCGATGTCACCCACAAGGTGGTGGAACTGGACAATGGGGTGAAATTCCACGGCTGGACCTTCGGAGACGACATTCCGGGCCCCACCATCCGGGTCCGGCAAGGCGACAAGGTCAAGTTCACGCTCACCAACCGAAGCACCGAGTCGGTGCAGCTGGTGCCACCGATGCCGCATTCCATCGATTTTCATTCCGCGATGGTCTCGCCCCAGGACAAGTACCGCTCGATCGATCCGGGCCAGACCCTCAGCTTCGAGTGGACTGCCAACTATCCCGGCGTCTTTATGTATCATTGCGCGACGCCGATGGTCCTCCAGCACCTGGCCGCGGGCATGTACGGGATGGTGATCGTCGATCCCAAGGAAGGCTGGCCCGGGCGGGTGGACCGCGAATACGCGGTGGTTCAATCCGAATTCTACCTTCAGGACCAGCCGGGCACGGACGGCGTCTACGAAATCGACATGGACAAGGTGGAGAAAAAGCAACCCAGCTACGTCACCTTCAACGGCCGAGTGAATCGCCACCTGACCGAAGGGCTCAAGGCCTCGCCCGGGGACCGGGTCCGGCTCTTCGTCCTCAACGTCGGGCCGAACGATACCTCGAGCTTCCATGTGATCGGCACCATCTTCGACAAGGTCTGGCTGGACGGCAATCCGGCAAATCAATGGCGCGGCTTGCAAACCGTCCTGCTCGGAGCCTCCAACGGCGCGGTCATCGAGTTCGTCATTCCCGAGGCCGGGAAATACGTCCTGGTCGACCATGAGTTCGCGGATGCCCACCACGGCGCCTTGGGGGCGATCGATGCCACTTCGGGCCAATCGCCGGCGCCGGCCGAGGCGCCGCCTCCGCCGTCCCCGCCCAAAGCGCCCGAAACGGCGCCAAGTCCCGCGCCGGCGGCCACCGCTCCCACTGGCTTGCAGGACATGCCCGGAGCCAAATTGTTCAAGACCAAGACTTGCTATACCTGCCACAGCATCGGGAAGGGCAAAATGACCGGCCCCGACCTCAAGGGCCTCTTCTCGCGTCGCGACGAGGCTTGGCTTCGCCAGTACATCCCGGATCCCACCACCATGACTCAGACCGATCCCATCGCGATGAAGCTCAAGGAGGAATACAAGACTCAGATGCCCAAGGTGCCGCTGACCGGCGAGGAACTGGATCAACTCCTCGCCTACTTGAAAGAGGCGACGAAATGAAAATGGCCCGATGGCTGTCGCTCTCCATGCTGGGGCTCGCGCTGTTTCCCCGCGTCGCAATGCCCTGCGGCCTCTGCCACGAAGACGACCGCTCCGCCGTCTATTCCTATGAAGCGGTGCAAAAGGCGAAGGCCGATCCCGCCCGCCTGGAATTCGCGGTTTTCAAGATCATCGGCCCTTTGCCGAAATCGACCGTGGAGCGGTTGACGCAATGGCTGAGCTCGCGGCCGGGCGTCGATCCCTCCACCGTCAAGATTTCCGCCACCCAAAAATCGATGGGTCTCGTTTGGGAGCGGGCGCGCTCCAAGGACGCCATGCTCGCCGACCTCGCCCGGGATTTTCCCGAGCTGAAGGTTCATGCCCTCGTTTATGAGGATCAGCCCGATCCCTATGGCAGATCCCCTAATTCCCCGCAAAGATAGTTGAACGACTGGAAGGTCGTATGTCCAACTCCGGGTCGAAACTCATAGACCGGACTTTCATCGGCAAATAGCTGGGTTCCGCCCATGGGCTTTCCCGATTGCTCCATGGCGACGCAAGCCACCCATCCTTGAAAGTCGGCAAAGTGTATCCGGCACCGAGCCGCGCCGGCGGTGACATCGAGCCGGCCTTTGTCGTCGGAATTGGGGTACAGGAACGGCGTCAGCGGCTGATTCGCTTCGTCCCAGCATTCGAAGGTCGGAACCTTGGTCTTGTCGGCGTGCAAATTGGAATGGATTCCAAGCCCGAGAATGCCGAGGGCGATAACCCCCATCACTAAGTATTTCATTGAATTTTCCCCCTTACCTCGTTGGGCCTTCGGTCGTGGCTTATTTCCGCACGCAGCCAGTCAAAGGATCGCTCCCCTTCTTAGCCGGCTGGCACTTGGCCTTGGGGCCCAGAAGCTCCTGGCAGAAGCGATGATCGGGCATTTGCTCACAACCAAAGGCCGGTTCGCAAATTGCGGTGGTGCAGCTGAGGGCGTCGTCGGGACAGACCACGCTCTGGTACTGGCAGCCTTCGCCGGGATCGCATACTTCGGCCGTGCAGGCGTTGCCGTCGTCGCAAACCAGCTCCTCGCCGGCGGCGCAGATACCAAAAGCATCGCAAACCTCGACGCCATTGCAAAAATCGCCGTCCTCGCAGGAAGCTCCGGTTTCGGCAGCGCAGCTCGAGCTGCAGCAGTCCCCGTCGAGGAGGTTGCCGTCGTCGCAAGCTTCGCCGGCTTCCAAAATCCCATTGCCACAGATCGACACCTCCCCGCAGGACGGCTCCGCCGCCGCGTCGCAATCGGCCGGGCAATCCTCGTTTAGGTCGCAGATAAAATCGCCGCAAACGCTGTCAATGCAATCCTGAGGGCAGATGGCGGCGGTTTCGGTGGCATCGCAGTGCGAGTCGCCGCAATAACAATCCTCGGCGCAATTGGAGGCATCTTCGGAACAGGGATCGCAAAGGAAATCGCCGCAAATCCCGCATTCCACCGAGCAGGGAACGGCCTTGGCGGAGCTGGGTGCCAGAGCCAAGAGGAGGAATGAAAACACCGGGGCCAAGAGTTTCCCGAAAGTTCGAGCCTGATTATTTCCCATATCATCCTCCCTCATATTCCAGCCGATGGCTTAGTTGGTGTGGAGGAATTGGACGGGATTGGATCCGCCGTAGACGCACCATTGCTTGGCGGTGCTGTCGGTCTTGCTGTCCTGATTAATGCCCGGGCTCACGGTGCCGAAATGGATTTGGTAAGCCTGGTCGACGTTGGCCCCGACGCCGGAAAATGGGTAAGTGGTAAAGGTCCAGTAGCCCCCGGTGACGTTCTGAAAAAGGTCGGAGGCGGGGCTATACTGGAATTCGTCGGTTCCTACGCCATGGTCGTCATAAAATGTCAGCATTTGCAGGCTGCCGAGCTCCTCGACGGAGGGCAGGCGCCAGCCAAGGGTGGATCCGATGGTAAATATATCACCCGGGTAGGCCTTGTGGATGCAGCCGTTGACCGCATTGGTCCAACTCACGTTGGAGGTCCCGCTGGGAGTCCTTTCCCAAATCAGCCCCGTCGTGCGGTCAAAGACCAGGTCTTGGGCGGCCCCGTAGAGGACGAAGCGTTGGGTGGGCTGCAGCAGCAAGGGCCAAGGTTTCAGCCCGCTTCCGGCCAGGGCCGAAGCTGCCCAAAAAACGCAAAGGATTAGGCTAAAAAAAATAACCCGAACAGGCGATAGGTTTTTCATATTTCCCCCCGGATGCAAAATTTTGGAAGAAACCGGCAGGGTTGTCGAGAGGCAAAAAAAAATTGTGCTCTGGCTCACGGTTTCTTAAGGGTCCCGTGCGAGGATTGCGGGCAGGAGAAACTCATTGCCTTCTCCTGTAGGTGGCGAGGTTTGTTTTCAGCTCTCGCGCTTCCATGGGGTGAGACCTTGCCAGCCTTCCAGGGGAAGTCCATAGGCAAGCAGCGCCGCCTGCAAACGCGAGCGCACGTCCAGTTTGCCGAAGAGGTGTCCCAAATGCGTGTGGATGGTATCCCGGGAAACGAAGAGCCGTTGCGCGATTTCGCGGTCGGAAAGTCCCCGCGCCAGCAGGCCGAGAACTTGGGATTCCGCCGCGGTCAGGCCGAAGCGCCGGGCCGTTTCTGCGAGCTGTGAAGCTAAAGGGAGTGAATCGGGGCGCTCGATCTCGGCGAAGACGAAAGGTTTTCCGGAGCGGGTTTTGGCCAAGCGAAGCGTGACCTGGATCGGTCGGGCATTTTCCCCGAAGAGAGTGACGGCGGGAGGTGGCGCTTCGCCGTTTTGCCCTTTCGCCAAATTTCCAAATTTCCGCACCGCCGCGAGGAGCTCTTTCGCGATCCGAAAACGGCCGCGGTCTTGGCATCCAACCATTTTCTCGGCATCCCGCGAGGCGCAGAGCACCTTGCCATCAATGTCGAAAGCCATCTTGGGACGTTTCTCCGAGTCCAGGCTTCCCTCCATGATGGAACAGGATTCCTGCAAGGTATTCACGCGATCGATCCACCTAGCCAAGGACTTCAGCGGCGGCATCAGGCTCGCTGCCTTGAACAGCTCCTCCCGGCTAAAGCTGGGCTGCCGGTGGTTCCGGGCCAGCAAGAGATAAACGGAGCCCGGCTGGTAAGGAATGACATCGCTGAGATGGAGCAGGAGGTAATCATGGACGCCATGGCGTCGACCCACCTCGTGATAAACGGGATGTTTCAAGAATGCCCTATACTCCGGACATCGAGACGCTTGCAGGATCCCTTGGTTCGGCCTGTGAGTGGCCGCGACCATGGGATCGTCGGGGTAAAATTGCTCCGCCCACATGCGCTGAGCTTCTTGGGCTTCCGGGTTCGCGATCAGGGGCCCCCGTTCGTCGGATCGAAAAGAAACCAAAAAGCTGGTGTCGAAAAGATCATGGAAAGAAGAGAGGCTCTGGGCGTTGAAATCTTCCCATGAGGAAGCTTCATAGGCGGCCCGCAGGATGTTTCCCGCCGCTTTTTCCTGAAAATCTAAATTTCGCATCGCCCTCTCATCATTCGGAAGAATGCAGTGACGCGCTCAAGCATCGGTGGGAGTAAAATTTGTGGGGGTATCTTTCACGCGCCATCCAAGCCGAATCCTGAAAAGTTATAGTAGCTCAATAAGCTACTGCCCTCCAAGTGAAAATCACCCATTTCGGTGACGTCGGCGAACGACTTGGACTGTATGTTTTCGATACGAAAAGCGGAGGTTTCCCATGGCAAACGACAACGACGACTCCTCGAAAACAATGAGCCGGCGCCGGGCGCTGGAGGTGCTCGGCATCGGCGGCATGAGCTTGGCAACCAGCGCCATCCTTCCCTCGTCCGTCAAGGCCGGCTATGACACCGACCTTTCCCTCCATACCCGCCTGACCCGGGAATTCGGGATACGCTGGCCCTTCGTGGGCGCGGGCATGGGCTTTGTCGCCATGCCCGAGCTCGTCGCCGCCGTGTCCAACGCCGGCGGCATGGGCGTGCTGGGCAACGCGATAGAACCCCCGCCCGGAACCCAGATCCTCATCCAGCAAATTCGCCAGCTCACCGATCGGCCCTTCGGCGTGGACTTCAGCGTGGTCGATACCCCTGCTGGCCCCGGCACCTTGGATGCTCACATCGAGGTGGCCGCGGCGGAACGCGTCTCCCTGGTCGTGTTCCACTTCGACTTGCCCAAGCGCGACTGGGTCCTGCAGTTGCAGGCGGTGGGCACCCGCGTGTGGGCGCAGGTGCCGTCCTTCCAACAGGCCATGGATGCCTTGGACCTTGGGGTGGACGGGATCGTGGCGCAGGGATCGGAAGCCGGCGGGCACAACCGCAACACCACCACTCCGTTGCGGGAGCTGTTGCGCGAGATTTTGCGGAATACGCGCAAACCGGTGCTGGCCTCGGGAGGCATCGTCACGGGCCGGGACGCCGCGCGCGCTTTGCACGCCGGCGCGGAGGGCGTGTGGGTGGGAAGCCGCTTGATCGCGTCGGTGGAAGCCCACGCCCACCCCGAATACAAGCGCCGCGTCGCGAACGCCGGCCGGGGCGAGACCGTGAGCACCACGATGTTCGGCCCCGAGCTCCCGGACGAGCCTTACCGGGTGCTGCGAAACCGGGTGGTGAACGAATGGGCGGGACGGGAAGATGAAATCCCCAGTCCTCCGCCGCCGCCCGCGACGATCGGCACGACGGTGCTTTTCCCGCTGACCTTGCGGGTTCCTTACACGATGCCGAAGTTCAGCGCCGTGGTCCCCGATCCGGAAACCGAGGGCGATTTCGAAGAGATGGGGCTACCCGCCGGCGCCGGATCGCACAGGATCCGTTCGGTTCTGCCGGCCGGAAGGATCGTGCGGGAAATGATGCACGAGGCGCGCGAGGCGCTCGACGACATCGCCTGCGGCCGCGACGACGCGGATTGGGGCCGTGACTAAAAATTGAAAGGGAGGATCTCATGAGTTATCGATTATTCCAGATAGCGTTTGTCGCAGCCATTGCTGTGGCGACAACGACATTCACTTCGGCGTTCGGAACGACGCTCACCGACGCTTGGAGCGTAGCGGAGCTGCCGGGCTTCGGCGTCGAGGGCTCGCCGACCTACTGCGATCTCGACGGCGACGGTCAAGACGAAGCCATCGTGCCCGCCGCATGGCCACTCCCCGGCTTCGGGGATCTCAGCTACATGAACGTCATTGATCCGGCGACGGGAACTCCCGTCTTTACCACCCCACCGGGGACCGCGGGCTTTTCCCATCCAATCTGCCGTGACGTCAATGACGACGGCACGCTGGACATCATCACCGCCGGGCGCTTTGAAGACGTTTACGCTTTGTCGGGCGTTGACGGCTCGCGCTTGTGGGCCTTGACCGATCAACATCCCGACGCGCCCATGGGAAATATCTATGCTCCGGTAGGCGTGCCGCAGCACCCCGATCTGCTTTTCGTGACGACGGGCGGCGGCGGCGAACAGGACGTGGGCGGCCCCCGCAATCCCGGCGGCATTTTGGCCATCAACACCGACGGTGAGCTGCTGGCCCGTTGGGCGGAACCCAACCAAGCGGAAGTCTACTCCTCCGCGGCGGTCGTTGCCGCGGGGCAGGACCCGCGCAATATCCTTGTGGTCTTTGGCTCCGGCGGCGAAACCCTGCCCGGCAGCTTGCACTTCCTGATCTATAACCGGACGTTTAAGAAGTTCGTTCCCATCGCCGAGATTCCGACGGCTTGTGACAGCGGCGGCTACATTCCTTCCCCGGTCATCGGCGACATCACGGGCGGGATACTCCATCTGCCTGAAGTCGTCGCCGCCGACATGTGCGGCAACGTCGCCGCCTTCACCTTCTGGGGCCACGAGCTGTGGCGCCGAACAATTACACCGCGATACATCGTTTCCAATCCGGTTCTCGTCAATCTGGACGGCAAGAAAGGCTACGACGTGGTCGTTGCGGGGAGCGCATTCAATTTCAGCCTTCCGGAGACTTATTTCGAACGCGA
Encoded here:
- a CDS encoding BamA/TamA family outer membrane protein; amino-acid sequence: MRKALGTILLLCLFSGPAAGRPPVPSPSPTPSPEPLVTITSPPSAKRKQYFLFPLKIPAYVMQGITWPFIQGIRAVESKWMGKHRQGEPKPKKFSVFPILQTGGGEGFGLGFSLRIDDIFKAGDLYLDYTFFFDVDNRANLVFSGNPIELGGRPFQYEVVAHFRNRNEAAYFGIGSDTPEQAEGEYAYDQLSTGVNLSYEVLPHLKMTVPLQFMTAKAHGAGGDSAPPVQDVFPPSELPGFQQRTHYFVTGLGIAHDTRSDPIYPLKGGYRSFRFTRFQDLSAGSFSFNQYEIDIQQYIPLWAPRYVLLLRNAWAFQQPTGGGTIPFNLLTDLDHYSPLRGFEVGRFRDESSVLFNAEYRFPIWTYSSVWDDQKGSFIDGVVFVDTGRVFPGISDFSFDDWKYSVGGGLSVLMREKLLMRLEAGYGGEGPLIFFKMGSSF
- a CDS encoding phosphoethanolamine transferase, which gives rise to MGALILCYALALLPPFLVELWHDYSGVYYLYASRWNYIFSTSLLILLFALALACLTHYAGRFRRFLFVLLMLALSFLGTVNLIHVALYDAPISVGAVDALLGTDLHEAIEYLTFHWTKGVMLSLALYGAGGLAMVLGMWRLLGRPRCCGRRDHRWAWPALLVLAAVVYRFPGIAYYHVEAFQKKALWSRMAELNRQVPSVRIFHDIGNWLAYRQWLEQTQQVRVGNNYGAALVEASRPRTVVIVLGESLRRDRMSVYGYHLPTTPRLDARRKQLLLFNRAISPSNQTVPSLTKMLTTATIHEPDRFLTEPSILNAAKNAGYRTYWLSNQGRVGVFDSLISLIAHDSETTIFTNTEFYGTVYDEALLHPLGVVLKEEYPHKFIVLHTLGSHQNYRNRYPPENSHFSAESYLDACSTPEEAQTLAEYDNSVRYTDEVLGEILQLLEKQPDSVLLFVSDHGERLFDKEGSACGHGFPEPRRLEFDVPYFIWCNGGCPKAWKRSQARNRDVAFSTENLFHTAANLLGLEMEVYKAQDDVLNPRYLPARKPLIIDVNRQVRPYFSLP
- a CDS encoding MFS transporter, producing MLSDARDPCNEAILRSRPEVKDCGAKGPWVLAAAILGSSITFIDGTVVNLALPVLQSKLGASVSEAQWIVESYALMLASLLLVGGSIGDRLGRKRVFSAGALLFGLASAWCGIAPSAIQLIIARGAQGVGAALLVPGSLALISANFSKQRRGRAIGTWSAFTSIAAGAGPILGGWLVETFSWRWIFFINLPLAATVLLISWRQVPESRDEQAKGVDFLGGALATLGLTGIVFGLIESNTRSMTSPVVTVSIAAGLAALAGFFTVEARRRDPMMPLGLFRSATFAGANLLTFFLYAALGGILFFLPFNLIQVQGYSPTAAGAALLPFVLTMFLLSRWAGGLVDHFGSKLPLVVGPLVAAAGFALFALPGPQAGNYWANFFPAVTVMSLGMALSVAPLTTTVMGAVEERHVGVASGINNAVARTASLLAVAVFGVFLLSSFQANLSGRLSAMPIPPEERARVLGHSGDLANIRIPDTLGKGTQAGIRQAIQESFVEGFRLVSWLAAGLAAASALASWLLIAGKRGPGQSASASN
- a CDS encoding DUF6130 family protein, giving the protein MNPPLPDLLAQGVVWIQWRVENVNIVPVFGQGALNVSPRVGHLHVNVDDLPWLWADASNINTIDLAGLPPGPHKIRIDLVNANHQVFPGQSKTVNFTVPKGAAGHSH
- a CDS encoding NnrS family protein — its product is MEPYRLLFAGGSLYAVLSMAIWFSWLHLLDHQIPWFGFRVGPSQYHSHVMLFGVMGFYVFGFILTAFPRFVGQPHPSAGAVVAWCMGLVGGQICFFLGATRDPAWMWPAAGLEGLSYLFLLGFLVKTYLRSGKCLEDKQPRFLLLALGFGTLGLLLSYAYYAAEGSFTFYTLSIELGTYGYLFLLVVGITYRIVPFFAGRVISGYEGRRGAHTLAVVTALILLRIFLVTLWADTPRQHYAAWAINLALLVVLAMEWLRWKPWQAKETPILFVLFLGLFWILVFLGFSGYELGYHLAHREAAVYPILRTPALHALYIGAFGTLILAISTRVVRGHGGAPIVADRYTLVALLLMQGAALWRVLTPVFFGASDSLWLRNYWAGLLWCIAFGVWAYRYLPFLFRPKPPTSA